The Paenibacillus amylolyticus genome contains the following window.
GCAGAACGTATGGAGGGAGATGCACATATGAAGAAAAATCGTCTGGGTACATCCGAACTGATGGTGTCTGAGATTGGGCTGGGATGTATGTCCCTTGGAACCGAAGTGGAACATGCTATGGGCCTGATTCATGAGGCCCTGGATCATGGGGTCAATCTGCTGGATACAGCCGATCTGTACGACGCAGGGCGTAATGAAGAAATTGTAGGGCAAGCTATTAAGGGCCGTCGAGACCAGGTTATTGTGGCGACCAAAGTAGGTAATCGTCGTCTGCCCGGCAAAGAGGGCTGGTCATGGGACCCGTCCAAAGCCCACATTAAGCAGGCTGTGCATGAAAGTCTGAAGCGATTGCAGACCGATTACATCGATCTGTATCAGCTGCATGGCGGGACATTGGATGACCCCATCCAAGAGACGATTGAAGCGTTTGAGGAGCTGAAGAAGGAAGGACTTATCCGATATTACGGAATTTCCTCGATACGTCCCAATGTGATTCGGGAGTATGTTAAGAGGGCATCCATCGTCAGTGTGATGAACCAGTATAGTGTTGCTGACCGCAGAGCGGAAGAAGAAGTGCTGCCTTTACTGGAGCAAAAGGGGATCAGCGTAATTGCCCGTGGGCCCGTAGCTAGCGGTGTGCTTGCCGATTCCGGGTCTGCCAAGGCAGACAAAGGTTATCTGGACTATACACCAGAGCAACTATATACCATTCGGCAAGGGCTAGGTCGTCTTGTTACGGATGAGCGCAGCATGGCTCAGACAGCGATTCGTTACGCATTATCCCATCCTGCCGTAGCAGCTGTTGTTCCAGGTGCCAGTTCGAGAGACCAGTTGCTGCACAATATTGCCGCTTCGAATTCGCCTGCACTCACAGCTGCGGAAATTCAGGAAATACGAGAGCTCAGTCCCGCTAATCTGTATAAGCAGCATCGGTAACTCCATGAAGCCTATTTTCAATTGTAACTATACAAGGTACAATGAAGACTAGCCACTAAAGGAACATATAAGGGAGAGAAGACATATGGAAAGAATTCAAAGTGAACAGCAATATTTGGATACAATCAACTCTGATGGTTTTACCGTCATTAAATTTGATACAACCTGGTGCCCGGATTGCAAAAACCTGGATCGGTTTATCGGGGATGTGATCGACCAACATACGGACAAAACCTTCTATGCGCTGGATGCAGAAAAGTTCCAGCCG
Protein-coding sequences here:
- a CDS encoding thioredoxin family protein, producing MERIQSEQQYLDTINSDGFTVIKFDTTWCPDCKNLDRFIGDVIDQHTDKTFYALDAEKFQPFAEENGVRGIPSLLVFQNGKKIAHLHSKWAKTPAQISEYLETLESKV
- a CDS encoding aldo/keto reductase, which gives rise to MKKNRLGTSELMVSEIGLGCMSLGTEVEHAMGLIHEALDHGVNLLDTADLYDAGRNEEIVGQAIKGRRDQVIVATKVGNRRLPGKEGWSWDPSKAHIKQAVHESLKRLQTDYIDLYQLHGGTLDDPIQETIEAFEELKKEGLIRYYGISSIRPNVIREYVKRASIVSVMNQYSVADRRAEEEVLPLLEQKGISVIARGPVASGVLADSGSAKADKGYLDYTPEQLYTIRQGLGRLVTDERSMAQTAIRYALSHPAVAAVVPGASSRDQLLHNIAASNSPALTAAEIQEIRELSPANLYKQHR